A window of Fusarium falciforme chromosome 1, complete sequence genomic DNA:
TCCGTGACCTTGGTGCCACCCTCAACCCCTTTGCTGCtcagcagctcctcctcggcaccGAGACCCTGAGCCTGCGCGCCGAGCGCCACGCCCAGAACGCCCTGGCCCTCGCAAAGTACCTCGAGGCCAGTCCCTACGTCAGCTGGGTCTCGTACCCCGGACTCGAGAGCCACCCCTACCACGAGACGGCCAAGAAGTACCTCAAGCGAGGCTTCGGTGGTGTTCTCAGCTTCGGCGTCAAGGGCGGCGGTGCCGGCAGCGAGGTTGTGGACGGCTTCAagctcatctccaaccttgCCAACGTTGGTGATGCCAAGACCCTTGCCATCCACCCCTGGAGCACCACACACGAGCAGCTCtctgacgaggagaagctcagcTCTGGTGTCACCGAGGTAAGCATTCTTTATCTCTTGTCACTTGTTCCTTGCTAACTAGTTGTTTTTCAGGACCTGATCCGAATCTCGGTCGGTATCGAGCACATTGACGACATCATTGCCGACTTTGAGCAGTCCTTCAAGGCTGCCGCCGACGCCACCACCAAGGGCGAGGAGCAAAAGGTTGTTGTCCCCGAGGGTAAGGGGGCCGAGGCCCCCATTGCTCCTTAGAAAGACGAATAGAGTATTGTTTGCTGTTTGGATAAAGAGCGACGGGGATGATTTTGATGAAATACCCAATGAAGATAGTTGAATGAAGAAAGCGTCATCTTATTATCAATTACATGATGTATAAACCAATTGAATGCCTGAGATGTAAAAGATGGGATGAAAAAAGTTGACGCCATAACGTTGCGTGCTCGAATTGAGGCTGACAAGGAGCTCCAAGCCACACCCGCCTAGACTCAATCTGATTGGCCCACTTGGTCTCTAGCAACAACTCTCAACACCACAAACGTCACTCTGTCCAACCTCcacacatcaccaccatcctcAACCCATAAAACCTCATCGCCAATCCCTCCCTTCAAGATGCGTCTCACGGTCCCCGAAACTGGCGCTCTCCTCagcgccttcttctcttttgcTCTCGCCTCTGATCCTCTTACGCTGTACCTCCCCGCGAAGCCGAACCCCTTCACCCTCCCGCCTTCCACCCACGCGAcgctctcctcctccggcgTGCACTACTCTGCGCCGCTATCTTCATCCAACACCTTTGTCTTCCGAAACGTCACTCCCGGGTCGTACCTCGCCGACATCCACGCCCCGACCGACGCGTTCCACCCGCTACGCATCGACATCCAGGTCGTCGAGGGCGCTGAGCACGATGTCGTCCAGGCGTGGGAGACTTTCCGCGGAAATGACTGGGGAAACAAGGGCGAGGTTGTCCCCGTGAAGGAGGGGAGCAAGGGGAGGGGATTCGAGGTTAGGGCGATTGGCTCTAAGAACTACTTTATGGAGAGGCCGCAATGTGAGTGATGGATATCCGGCTGCTCGCGGTTTGAAAAAGATGCTGACCTTGTGACTTTAGTCTCTGTCTTTTCTATTCTCAAGAACCCCATGATCCTCATGGCTCTTGTCAGTTTGGTTCTGCTGGTCGGCATGCCCAAACTCATGGACAGCAGTACGTGGCCCCTACACCACCTCAACACTTGAACAAAAGTTAACAAGCTACTTAGTGGATCCCGAGCTGCGCGCCGAGTTTGAAGCTCAGCAGAAGAACAGCCCCATGAACGCCGTCATGAATGCACAGGCTTCGGGCGAGAACCCTCTCACCAACTTTGATATGGCTGCCTATCTCGCCGGCtccaacaagaaggagggcggAAACAGCGGCAACAATGGCGGTGGCTCTTCAAAGAACCAGGGCGTGAGACGGTAATGCACATACAAAATCGGAATTGTGACCTGATCACCGGGATATAAACCCAAGAGGTGGCGTTGCCGAGAGGCTTACAGCATATGATATGATAGAGAGATTATGAAACAACGGGCGTTGGATGCCCTTGGCAATGGATATCATTAATCAATttggcttctccttgagTCAATGGTTCTGCCCAATAGAGGCCAATTCTTCTGGAATTCTAGCCAAACCCTTTGGTGTGGTTCAGTCATATGCTCAATCCGAAACCCAAATCCCTGCTACCCATCGTGCATTCATGAAGAAAAAAACCCAGCCAACCGCCAATCCGAGACTCCAGTGAACCATGTTCATAAGTAAATCGCATGAGGGCGACCGGATGAGAACATCTCAGCTGTTGCCTTAGTCACCAAagtcaccaccatcatcaccatagTCGGCTCCATCTTCTACTCACGAGTTAGCGCTGTCATGAGTATGCAGGACTTGATGTCATGACTTACCGAAACCTTCCTGGTAGGCGTCTTGTTCATTGTCGTTGATGGCATCCGCAATCAGAGCACCACCCAGAATACCGGCACCGGCACCGAGAGCAGCACCACCCAGCATGCCCATACCGCCACCTCCCGGCTTGCGACCACCACTGTGGCCGCCGAAGCCGCCACCGTGGCCACCTCCGTAACCACCGCCGTAGCCACCACCATAGCCGGGAGCACCACCGTAACCGCCATATCCACCGGGTGCGCCATAGCCTTGTTGGCCGTAATGGGGTTGAGCGCCGTAGCCCATGGGAGGACCCTGTCCAGGATATCCTTGGGGTTGTTGGCCGTAATactgctgttgctggtaGCCGCCTCCATAGCCGCCACCAGGAGAACCGCTCTGATGGCCTCCGGCCAtttgcttgcccttgcccaGTAGTTTACCTAGGAAGCCACCACCGCTCTTACTCCTCTCCCTCGGAGGGAGTTCTGTAGGATAGGGACTGCCAGACTGCTGGGGATAAGGACTGTTGCTCTGAGGGAAAGGGCTATTTGAGCCGCCATATCCTGCAGGAACATCAGGGCCACCGGGGCCACCGCGAGCGCgcgcatcctcctcagcctggaGTCTGGCTGCAAGCTTAGCATCATCTTCCTCGGTAGAAGAGGGGCCGCCGACTGTCTGGTTGCGCTGGTCGTCATAGGGATTCTTTTTTGTGTCTGTCGGTACAGGGCCGTCGCCGGGCTGGTATCCGGGAGGAGGGCCCTGGGGCGCATCCTCACCGACGGGGAAGACGGGAGCAGTGGGCTTCTCCCATTGGGACTTTTTGGTGTAGATGTTGACGTAGAACCTGTAAGAGACGCAAGTCAGGACACGGATGTGCGGCGAAGGATGCAGGTTGAGAACTCACCATTCCTTGTACTGGTCGTTCCATCGCACGGCCCATCCGGCAGGGACCTCGGGGGCCTTGGGCGGGGGCGGGCCAGTTGGAGGAGCAAAGTCGTCCATGGAAGAGATAATGACGGAGTGTTTAGTGAGGGCGATGGGGATGGATACTTGCGGCGATTGAGGACGCAGATGAGGGAGAGTCGATGATGCAGGTACTAGAGGTAATAGGTAGGTACCCGTAGGATGTAAGGTGAATGAGGGAAAAGTATTGTTTGACAATCTATGAATCAAACTGAATCACGGAATCGTTCGTGCAAGGAAGGAACTTAAAGGAACCACTGGCTCCGCTGGCCTTTTAAAGCGATTGCCTCCCTCCCGTGCCGTCCTCTCCTCTTTCGTCGTCAGCGTTTCCCCTTGGCGTGATGGCACCTGCCACTGCCACTACCGCTACCACCTGTGACCTTTCTTGCTACAGCTTCGCGCCTTCCTGATACCCACCCCGCGCCACCTTGAAAGGCGACGGGATGCGATGggggggggaggaggggcagTCACCACCCGGACCCCGACCTGCCCGATCGCCCCCAGCGCACGCAACGCGCGCGGCGCAGGTGACGCCATTGGTTCGAGAACATCGGGTTGCAGTTAGGGAAAGCCGCACAGCCTCCTTTCGGATCTCCGGCATCTACAGTACCCAAGGCTTGCATGAGACCCTCTATTAAAAGGGACGAGAAGAGTCCAAAGCCCCTCTTTGTGAGGCCATGATCTGTAGAGTTATGTTTGTTCATTCAGCGGTAGAGACATTGGTCAGTTGATGCCAAGCTGTCGTCCCTGCATGTACTTGTTCTGCGCATTTCGCATGGTGACTGCATGTAAATGGGTCCAGAGGTACATGATTTATGACAAGGTCATCGGGGTGAATAGGTAGCAGACCCCAGGCTTTTCGCAAAACACTGCCCTCTTTCTCTTGGCTTTAGCCGTCTACCAAGGTACAACATTGATTGGGCTGCCTCACAGACTTTGAATTTTGGAATCACTGTTCTTCACAGCCATCGAATTTCTCTCCGCTAGCAATTTGGAATGATGCTCGATACAAAGCATGCGCCACAGATGACGACTAGTGGCGATGACGTTCAGTGATCGATGCCTCGGTCTCTTTCGTGGAAGCTTCCATCAGCCTCCAGCTCGAGCATAAGGTCTCGAGGTAGTTACTCATCGTGGCAGTGCATCCTCATGACTGCCAACGTCAAATGCAAGTATGTGCCCCAGTGCAGAATACGCCAGACTCTCATTGGGCCATGACCGAACTCTCAATTGCTTGATTCAACTACCTAGGTATATCTCGTGTTCGCGTTATTTTATGCATACTTTACTCTCAAAAGGCCAAGACTCCGTCTACTGACAAACCCTGTACGTATCTCCCCACTCATCAACAACCCCGTCTTGTCTTCTCTACCTCTAGTTCGCTAAGCTCTCTgtgtcttcctcctcttgcgGCGGGAACCTCTCATTCCAAGGCTCAAAGAGCTTGGACGTCTTGGATAGTCCACCAATGGTCTCCCAGATCAATAAGAAGCCGAACAAAGCCATAATGACAAACATAAAGTCCTCGGCGTTGAGATGGTTGTGCGACTCGGGTAacacgatgaggatgatggccaCAACCAACCTCATGCCGATACGCGGAACCTGGGTTAGGAAGAGCTCGCACTCTCCTTCAACTCGATATAGCATCCCGTACACCCACAGGCAAAACATGCCAACTCCCAGTCCTCCGCCAAGAAGCCAGCGCTGTCCGTCTTCAAACTCTTCCACCCCTGTGCTTGCCGCCGCAACGTGACCTCCGATGAGGAACGAAGCCGCCAGCGGTAGgtgaaggaggaagaaaccGAAAGCCGTCCAAGCGGACCGTCGGATCGGGTGAGTAGCCTGGATGCTGCCGTCGCCGCTCGAATAGATCCAGTTGAGCACAAAGGCGATAATCAAAGTGCAAACGGCCTTGGCATACCCGGATGTCAATCCAATACCCGTCTTGTTACCCACGATGATGCTGTACACAAACTCTCCAAGGATAATAATGAAAAAGGCACCCATGCGATCAATCTCGTGGGCAATATCGACGGCAGTGCTATATGTCAGCTTCAGCTTGCGCTTGATCCAAGGACTCAATGTGAGGGCCCAAGTCGCCTCTTGGTAAAAGATGGACACTGCAACAACGGCAGCCTTGGCGCGGATGCTGATGTTCtcaaagaagagaggaatAGTGATGAGCAAACCGACAAACATGAAGCCAGCCATGATGCGAGCCTGCGTACGGTGCTGATAGGCAGCAATCGAAGTGAGGACGAAGACACTCAGGGTGGTGAAGCGAGCGACTAGGTAGGCGCCGACGGTGGTGCGCATGGCTGAGatgtcctcgtcggcgaAATTGGCGTTGTTGGCGTAGAGAACCAGAAGGGCCATTACCCAGAGGATGACGAGGCGCTGCAGAAGGTCGTCGGTGTAGTACGAATTCATGATCTCGCGGAGGTCGGCCCAGATGTGCCAGGCCGgggcgaagatgaggatgtaCTTGGCGAGGTGAGCGCCATCTGGATGCTCTGCCAGCTCATCGCTAAAGttggcgacgatggcgacgtCTACGGTGAATTAGTCTTTGTTGTTGAAAGTCAAGGTTGGTGATACTCACAGAGCAGATCGAGGAAGAGCTCAAAGCGCCCCGCCTGACGCTCCTCCTCAGATGTCTTTTGCAGCTCTCCCTTGTAGAACCATTGCAGCGCCCTAGGCCTCTTGACGACGAAGCAGTCGGCTTTGGCGTGACCCTGAAGCTCGTTGCAATTCATCTTGAAGCAATTATGATGATGCAAAGGGAGAGACaaggtgaggaggaagaggagagctTTTTGTGCTACGCGCTTCTCATTGGAGCTTGTCTTGCATTTTACCCTTTTTAACCTTGTGTCTTTTGTTCAGCTGAGACTAGGGGAGTTTAGTTTAGGTGGTTGATGTGGCTGACAGGGCCATTACCAACCCATGCAGGGGATTACACATGCAGGTTGGATCCGTCTAGTCTagtggttggtgatggtgatggtgatgatgtcgtgTAGCTACATCTTGTGCTAGGAGGTGAAGATTCACAGCTCACTCTCACTGTCATTCTCACATCCCAAGCACATCCATCGACTTCAAGATGCCCAATTCATCACACAAACAATGACGGTGAATTGGGTTCAGACCAAGTTATGCTTGATTAGCTTAGACCCCAAGGGTCGGCCGCCTCCAACTAAAAgcttcccctccccctccacgCTTTCGGCAGTTTAACCGTGACCCTTGTCAGCATTACCAACCTCCTCTCCACTATCGTCAAACTTGCCCATTACCGCAAACTGCAAAGCCATTGTTGAAATTCTCCATGTCGTTGCTTAGAATATCACATGCCCGCATGTCTCCCTCACTCGATCTGTGAGCTCTTTTAAGCTCGCCTCGTCCTGTGCGCCTACTACCAAGTGACCTAAGCTACATCCTGACATCTCATCTTCGTACCAGCTTAGGATACACATGCGACCTTCCTGGAACTCGCTCGAAAACATGTTGATAAAGTCATCTCTGCGCTTCTCCACGTCAACAGCGAATGAAGAAGCACAATCGAGGCCCCTACTCGTAAAGTGAGTCCTCAGCAGCGGCAGGGAACACGACCCCGTCGTCCGCACATTAAGGTCGACAACATAAAGCGTCCCATCGGCATCCTCAAGAACGTCTGCGCCCGCAGGCCCGACGTAGCCGTACGACTGCAGCCATTCCGAGATCTGAACCATCAGCGAGGAGAACTTGAGACGGAGCTCGTTCTGCTGGCGGTAGTCGATAATGCTGCCGATCCATGCCGTGTCACCCTCGATGATCTGCTCCGAGACACCGAGAAAGATGGGCCGTCGTCCTTTTTCGTTGACGAAAAAGGTTATACCGTAGTCGCCGATCGGGTCTTGGATGAGGTctgagaagaggagggtcGCTGGTTCGAGGTGCGAGTTGATCTCGTTGACGGACGAGAGCAGACGACTGAGAAAGCCCTTTCCGAAGTCGTTGATGATTCCTTGACGATCCTTTTCGGTCCTCACGATGAACGTACCCGCTCCTCCAAACGTCATTTGGCTCTTGAGCACAAACGGCAGCGGGTACGACTCGACGGCCTGGTACAACCTCGAATTCTGCTCCCTCAACCACGTCCCTCGGGCCCCCGCGCAGCCCCTGGGTATGACGAAGCCATCCAGACAGTTCTCGATGCAGAGCGCACAGCATGACTCGGCGTTTATGGGGAAGCCCTCGACAGTGACAGCCACGCTCTTTGGCGTCGGGAGACCAGACTCGGCGAGGGCGCGCTTCGTGTTGAGGAACCAATGCGTCTCGAGCGGCACGACGTTTTCGTACCCCTCAAGGTAGTCGCTGATAGCCTTGCACGCCACCACATCGATGTTTGCTTCCTTGATGGGGATGTACTCGGGTCCATCGCAGAAGACGAGGGGAGGTCGCTGTGCATCCGATAGTATGGCTAGCGTCTTGACAACTTGCTTCTGGTCATGCCTCTTGCGCTGTGACGAGGAACCCAtatggaagaagatggcaggCGACGTGCCACACATGAAAGCATCTCGCTGGTTTAGGAGGGAGAGATACTTGATGGTCGTTATAGCGTCGTCGGCGGGAGTTACATCATGGCTGCTAGTGAAGGGGCTGTCTTGATAGATGTATTTGCGGTTGGGAGGCACCTTAGGACCGAGTGTTAGAGTCGCGCTAAAGGTACCAAGGACCTGGCCAATACACTTGTCGGCACAGGGACTCCCAGATTGACGGTATAGATCCGTCAGCGTAGTGTCTAGCACCACGGTGGGCAGCTTCATGGTCGTGTCGGTGACGGTCATTGTGTGAGTATAGCATTAGCAGCAACCAAGATAAGAGAGGATAGGGGAGAGGTTCTCTTCTATATatctctccttctccagaAGCGTCATGGTTGACACTTGGCAGAGTATTGGAAACATGATAGATCTTCGGAACCCGTCTTGCGAATTCTGCCATGACgacacaacaccaagagaTGGTGATCGAATAGATTGACGTGTGGCTGTAGCACGGAAGAACTGTCTCACTTGAGGGCCTGCGTAGCGTTGTGCTTGAACGAGCATACACCGTCAGTGTCAAGTCAGTATTGCATAGCCCGTACGACGAAGTGAGGAAGATCCTCAGCCTGTAGAGTTGACACGTTCTTGCTTTCAAGGTGCTCGTCAAGGGTCTGAGAAGATTCATGGTGTTATGATTGACAAACGCCTTTGGAGAGTTTATCTTTGGAGCCTGTTGATGGTGTGTTGGACGGTGTGCAGAATTCGATGGATTTGGATATATCGGCATACTGGATGTCTCGTACGGCGTTTCTCATTTGTCAATTGAAAGGAATACAAGGTTATACATGGTATAACTGTAGTGACTGCCTTAGAAGAGCCAATGGCTTCTTTGTCGCCTCCTCGGGAGAATATCTCAGCTCCAGTGTTTCAAGGAACTGACCGACAACGGATGGTGTCAGAGAGCACTTCTATCTCGGCCTCTGAGCAACCAGGCAACTAACTTCCTTCACTTCCTGTCCAGCAGCAAGAGATGCCCAATAATCTACGTCTTCCAGTCTGTTGCAATCACAAGTCATCCGGCATCAAGACATCCTGATCTGGGTCGACATCAAATGGAGAGTCACCATGAGCacccttcctcctcctcgcctcctcATCAGACCTACCCTCAACATACCGCTCCGACACACAAATCGTCTCCCCAGCCCTGAAAGAGAGATTGCCACACCTAGACTCAATATAAGGGTTCCAGTCCACCAGTTCATCCCTCTCAACGcccgcggcggcggcgatcGACTCGCACGTGTCACCCACCTCGATGGCGTGGAGGCGGCACGGGCTGGGGATGCAGAGCAGGCCGAGGCGGTGGAGGTTCCCGGGGACAAAGTCGAGGCCGTTGTTCCTGCTCAGGTCACGCGTTGTGACGCCGTGCTCCAGGGACAGGCTCAGCCAGGTGTCTTCTGGTTTGACGTGGATGAGCTGCTTGCATGTGcagtctcctcctccgcgcCAGCAATTCGTCACTCTATTTTTTGTTAGTGTTTTCGTCCAATATCGGAGAGGAGGGACGGACCTAAACGAATTTCCTTCGGGTGGGCAGTATGAACGTTGAAAAGCGTAAAGTTGAGTAGCCCTTTCTGAGGCTCTTGGGTTGAGGGGGCATGTAGCCTCAAGATGGAGCATCCTAGACCAGCACCCGTCGCATCGCAGGTCGGTTAGGACGCGGGGGAGGCCCTTTTCCCCCAAGACGTTGCAGTATTGGCCATCACTAGAGGATGGTTAGTCAGGAATGGAATGAGTCGAATAAACAAGCGTTCAACTGACGGGTTCTTGAGACATCTGCGCTTGTACGCAAAGAGAGCCAATTCGGCGCGATGATAAGGCTTCCAGGGCCGTCCGGCGCCAAGCTCCTTGTACACGGCATCCCCGCAGTTGCTCCTCACGGACTGCCGATACTCAAGCAGGCTCACATAACATGAGTCGGTGCAGAAGGAGTCCAGGTCTTCATCGGTGGGGAGACGGCTTCCTTCGCGGTACATGGAGCGGGTTCTTATGAACTTGTTCAATTCTGGCCCACACGCGACGTCGGCGCTGAAGGCATCGCGGCATGCGTCGTCGCCAGTTTGGCCGTCGACGAGGCCGTCGGCGAGGTTGAAAGAGGGGTTTGCCCCGGCCGCGGAGACGGCGAGGTAGAGGATGGCGCCTAAAGTCCGTAGCGAGGACATGGTCGCGATGACACAAGAGTCTCTAAAGGTGGAAGGATATCGTCAACctgctctctctctctcgacTTGGAAAGGAATTATCAAGGACTAGATGAGTTGGTCGACATGAGATCATGTTGAAGCCCCGAGCTGAAAAGATGGCTGTGATGTGATCCCTGCTCAGGCTTGCCTAGAACACGAGGAAGGATGCGATGAGGTGGCTTAGCGAGCATGAAACCATAAGCAGCCAATTAATTGATCCCTAGCATCGCCATCTCGAGTCTCGGCCATTGCCTATTCTGGACCCTTCAACTGTCTAGTGATAATACCAGTCTTATATATTGAGTACAGTATATACCCAAACCGTGATGGCTTCACCAATGGCAACTCAACTCAGTCACAACATAGAGACAGGGACAGTATAGAGACAAAGATGGCAGGTAAAAGAGTGGCATAGACGCTCATCTAAATTACGCTCTAAAAACTAATGTAAGGGTATCGAGTTCATCAAAGACGCATGTGTCCACTCCTTCGTTTCCCGTGATATGAATTAGACAGACATTTCAGTTCATCCAGCGTCATACATCGATCATATAaactttttcttctcttcttcaccgaGAGATTCGTCAGGGGGCATCTCGTCCATCCATCACTTCACATCACCAACGTCACGTAGCCTTGGCTCATGCCTCGGCCGTTCCGTTGgtctgcttctccttgagctccttgagctccgcCTCCAatgccttgatcttctcgagAGCCTCGGCAGTCTCCTTAGCGGACGCCTCGCTCTTCTCcacggcctccttcttctcagcctggatggccttgaccttctcaagGGCGCTGGAGAAGGCAGACTGAGcagccttggtcttctcctcggcatcagtcttttccttctcgagGGCAGTGGCCTTCTCCGCCGCAGAGgtcttctcagcctccagagccttgaccttctctGCCGCTTcagcagcctccttctcggaagcctcagccttggcgagagcgtcggccttctccttctccagagATTCGGCCTTCTCGGTCGCCTCAGAAGCCTgcttctcagcagcctctACCTTGGCAATGGCAtcagccttctccttctcggcagcttcgaccttctccttggcctcagcgGCCTCCTTTtcggcggcctcggccttggcgatggcatcaGCAGCCTCCTTAGCAGAAGCCTCAGCCTTAGCAGCAGCCTCGGTCTTCTCCTTTTCGGCGGCTTCAGCCTTCTCGGCAGCCTCAGAAGCCTGCTTCTCAGCGGCCTCGACCTTGCCAGTGGCCTCGGAAGCCTCCTTTTCAGAAGCCTCAACCTTGGCGATAGCAtcagccttctccttctccgcagcctcggccttctcgacggcggcggtcttctcggcctcggcagccttgaccttctcgagagcctcctccttctcagtCTGCGCGCTGGTCTGACCAGCCTGagcctcctcaagcttgctCTTCAGATCAGCCTCGGTGGCCTgggcctcctcgagcttcGTCTTCAAGCCGGACTCGGCGTCGGTCGACTTTTGCGCATCCGCTTCCAGAGTGGcgatcttggcctcggcctcctcaaccttggccttgagctccgcttcggcgtccttggccttctgcAGCTCCGACTCGAGGctggcggccttggcctcagcttcctcgaccttggtcttcaaggcggcctcggcatccttggCTTGTTGGACCTCAGCCTCGAGGCTGGTGACCTTGGCTTGGGCTGCCTCGACCtgggccttgagctcggattcagtctccttggccttggcggcatcagcctcaaggctggtaaccttggcctcggcctcctcaagcttggtCTTGAGACCGGACTCGGCCTCCTTGGAGTTTTGAGAGTCAG
This region includes:
- a CDS encoding WW domain-containing protein: MDDFAPPTGPPPPKAPEVPAGWAVRWNDQYKEWFYVNIYTKKSQWEKPTAPVFPVGEDAPQGPPPGYQPGDGPVPTDTKKNPYDDQRNQTVGGPSSTEEDDAKLAARLQAEEDARARGGPGGPDVPAGYGGSNSPFPQSNSPYPQQSGSPYPTELPPRERSKSGGGFLGKLLGKGKQMAGGHQSGSPGGGYGGGYQQQQYYGQQPQGYPGQGPPMGYGAQPHYGQQGYGAPGGYGGYGGAPGYGGGYGGGYGGGHGGGFGGHSGGRKPGGGGMGMLGGAALGAGAGILGGALIADAINDNEQDAYQEGFEDGADYGDDGGDFGD
- a CDS encoding DUF2012 domain-containing protein; this encodes MRLTVPETGALLSAFFSFALASDPLTLYLPAKPNPFTLPPSTHATLSSSGVHYSAPLSSSNTFVFRNVTPGSYLADIHAPTDAFHPLRIDIQVVEGAEHDVVQAWETFRGNDWGNKGEVVPVKEGSKGRGFEVRAIGSKNYFMERPQFSVFSILKNPMILMALVSLVLLVGMPKLMDSMDPELRAEFEAQQKNSPMNAVMNAQASGENPLTNFDMAAYLAGSNKKEGGNSGNNGGGSSKNQGVRR
- a CDS encoding ATP-grasp domain-containing protein, translated to MTVTDTTMKLPTVVLDTTLTDLYRQSGSPCADKCIGQVLGTFSATLTLGPKVPPNRKYIYQDSPFTSSHDVTPADDAITTIKYLSLLNQRDAFMCGTSPAIFFHMGSSSQRKRHDQKQVVKTLAILSDAQRPPLVFCDGPEYIPIKEANIDVVACKAISDYLEGYENVVPLETHWFLNTKRALAESGLPTPKSVAVTVEGFPINAESCCALCIENCLDGFVIPRGCAGARGTWLREQNSRLYQAVESYPLPFVLKSQMTFGGAGTFIVRTEKDRQGIINDFGKGFLSRLLSSVNEINSHLEPATLLFSDLIQDPIGDYGITFFVNEKGRRPIFLGVSEQIIEGDTAWIGSIIDYRQQNELRLKFSSLMVQISEWLQSYGYVGPAGADVLEDADGTLYVVDLNVRTTGSCSLPLLRTHFTSRGLDCASSFAVDVEKRRDDFINMFSSEFQEGRMCILSWYEDEMSGCSLGHLVVGAQDEASLKELTDRVRETCGHVIF